One Pieris rapae chromosome 7, ilPieRapa1.1, whole genome shotgun sequence genomic window carries:
- the LOC123689332 gene encoding uncharacterized protein LOC123689332, producing the protein MEDQFQLLFDKMKNEILNQTIELKDSITNNIMERLDEKLQPIITENRNLKIKVENLEKEVESLKRGKKQNNLIMFGVNEGERSTQELIQNTIHIFKTDLDIQLQEHEINKIYRLGKGKSSGKPRPILISFTSEWKKNEVMGKKKNFKNVYVTEDYTKEVIEKRKTLQAQLKEEREKGNIAYLKFDKLVVKGKNTNINKEKRKRETSSSPQNNAQPRKQQTLMPPINNRPNAFDVMRIRANSLSSLPAKTTTNKE; encoded by the coding sequence ATGGAGGATCAGTTTCAactattgtttgataaaatgaagaatgaaatcttgaaccaaacaatagaattgaaagattcgataacaaataatataatggagagaTTAGACGAAAAACTTCAACctattataacagaaaatagaaacttaaaaataaaagtagaaaatctcGAAAAGGAAgtagaaagtttaaaaagaggaaagaagcaaaacaatttgataatgtttggaGTAAATGAAGGCGAAAGGTCTACAcaagaattaatacaaaatacaatacatattttcaaaactgaccttgacatacaattacaagaacatgagataaacaaaatatatcgtcTAGGAAAGGGAAAGTCTTCTGGAAAACCAAGACCAATTCTGATTTCCTTTACGAGCGAATGGAAGAAGAATGAAGTTAtgggaaagaagaaaaacttcaaaaatgtatatgttacagaAGACTACACAAAGGAAGTAATAGAGAAAAGGAAAACGTTGCAGGCGCAGCTAAAAGAGGAGAGAGAAAAGGGAAATATCGCGTACctgaaatttgacaaactagtagtaaaaggaaaaaatactaacataaataaggaAAAGCGCAAAAGAGAAACATCATCATCCCCACAAAACAATGCTCAACCAAGGAAACAACAAACTCTAATGCCGCCGATTAACAATAGACCAAATGCTTTCGACGTAATGAGGATTAGAGCTAattctctttcgtctcttccCGCTAAGACAACAACTAacaaagaataa